ATGGCACGCGATATCATGGTGCGCGATCCTCTTATCCGATCTGAAATCGAGCGACTGGCCGGGACGGAAGTCTTTACCGAGGATGGCGAGCACGGCACCACGCTGAACCGCCAATTCCTCGCCGCAAAGCTTTTTAAGGATCGCGCGCTTCGCGAGCGACTGGAAGCCATTGTTCATCCTGCCGTTATGCGGGAGGTGGAGCGTGAGTTTCGTGATGCGGAACCAAGCACTCCCGTGGCCGTCGAGTCAGCCCTGATCCTTTCGTCCGATCTGCGGCAACACTTCGACTATATCGTGCTCGTGGATGCTCCCGATCAGGCGGTACTGGACCGCGTCCGGCAATTTGGGTATCTCTCAGAGGAGGATGCATCGGCTCGACTCGCAGCTCAGGACTACGAGCACGCAAACTTCGATGAAATCGATATTACCGTCGAGAATACCGGCAATCGCGAGGAGTTCGAGGAGCGCGCCTCCACGCTCGCTTTAATGCTGAAGGCACTTGCGGAGCGAGACTTACCG
The DNA window shown above is from Bacteroidota bacterium and carries:
- the coaE gene encoding dephospho-CoA kinase (Dephospho-CoA kinase (CoaE) performs the final step in coenzyme A biosynthesis.), with the protein product MKRAARIGVTGKLGSGKSTLMQQLAANGIHVLNTDQMARDIMVRDPLIRSEIERLAGTEVFTEDGEHGTTLNRQFLAAKLFKDRALRERLEAIVHPAVMREVEREFRDAEPSTPVAVESALILSSDLRQHFDYIVLVDAPDQAVLDRVRQFGYLSEEDASARLAAQDYEHANFDEIDITVENTGNREEFEERASTLALMLKALAERDLPEEPLHSQ